In the Gossypium arboreum isolate Shixiya-1 chromosome 10, ASM2569848v2, whole genome shotgun sequence genome, one interval contains:
- the LOC108488085 gene encoding probable LRR receptor-like serine/threonine-protein kinase At1g56130 isoform X1 yields the protein MMKPRVPSTWKGLFLFWVVVLFSCNQSINAQTNVTATTHPSEVRALNSIFQQWDVQAVDSWNTTGDPCSGSALSKDDSVFEDPSNNPAIRCDCSFNASTVCHITRLRVYGLDKRGELPEELLDLPYLTFLKIDLNFFSGPLPAFIGNMSRLGLLSVAHNVFSGSIPQELGNLKELYLLSFGNNNFSGTLPPELGSLVKLQQIYINSCGLVGEIPSTFANLENLEIVWASDAAFTGKIPDFIGNNWTKLTSLRIEGNSFQGPIPSSFANLTSLVSLRTGGIYNGSSSLDFVRNLKNLTDLVLRNVLLRGTLPSYITELQSLQKLDLSFNNLTGEIPSALFTMNSLQYLFLGNNSLSGAIPSQKSETLQTIDLSYNFLSGNLPSWVNSGLQLNLVANNFTLKSTNIRLLPGLECLQRSFPCNRNAPRYANFAVKCGGPEMTSTGILFEAENRTLGAATFNVTSTQKWAISNAGLFADREDPQFVQNTLAQVKSTNTPELYQTSRLSPGSLRYYGLGLQNGPYTVRLFFAETGFPDRTSQSWKSLARRVFDVYIQGTRRLRDFDISKAAGGVERAIITNFTANVTENHLEIHLFWAGKGTCCTPTQGYYGPSISAISVVPSFKPNVSGIPPGIPKEKNHVALIVGVTVPIVALAFILVFVIIYAKSQRDDDDEELLLGINPRPNTYSYSELKAATENFSSSNKLGEGGFGPVYKGTLSDGTVVAVKRLSVASNQGKEQFVTEIATISAVQHRNLVKLLGCCIGGKRRLLVYEYLENKSLDQALFGKIDLRLDWPTRFNICLSTARGLAYLHEESRPRFVHRDVKASNILLDAELCPKISDFGLAKLYDDKKTHVTTRAAGTIGYLAPEYAMRGHLTEKADVFGFGVVALEILSGRPNADNTLENDKIYLLEWAWALHENNQLLSLVDPTLLEFNEDEALRVIGVAFLCTQGSPLMRPPMSRVVGMLAGDFEVSKVTTKPSYITDWAYKDITRSFMTEESQTSNASDHSSNNVKSMNKTTVGIDDPSLYSPVNITEFQEIIGEGR from the exons TAAGGGCATTGAATTCAATCTTCCAACAATGGGATGTACAAGCAGTGGATTCATGGAACACCACTGGAGACCCATGCAGTGGATCTGCTCTCAGCAAAGATGATTCTGTGTTTGAGGATCCTTCTAATAACCCTGCTATCAGATGTGATTGTTCTTTCAACGCTAGTACTGTTTGCCATATTACTCGGCT GAGGGTATATGGTCTAGATAAACGAGGAGAATTACCAGAGGAGCTTTTGGATTTGCCTTATCTGACATTCTT GAAGATTGATTTAAACTTCTTCTCTGGTCCTTTGCCAGCATTTATTGGAAATATGTCTAGACTAGGGTTACT GTCAGTTGCCCACAACGTTTTCTCTGGATCCATTCCACAGGAGCTTGGAAACCTTAAGGAGTTATATTTACT GTCTTTTGGTAATAACAACTTCTCTGGAACATTGCCTCCAGAACTTGGTAGTTTAGTCAAACTTCAGCAAAT ATACATTAACAGTTGTGGATTAGTTGGTGAGATTCCCTCAACATTTGCCAACCTTGAAAACCTGGAAATTGT GTGGGCATCTGATGCTGCATTCACAGGCAAAATACCGGACTTTATTGGCAATAACTGGACGAAGCTTACATCATT GAGAATTGAAGGGAACTCTTTTCAAGGACCAATACCATCCAGTTTTGCGAATTTAACCTCATTGGTTTCTTT GAGAACTGGCGGTATATACAATGGGAGTTCTTCTCTTGACTTTGTAAGAAATCTAAAGAACCTGACTGACTT GGTTCTAAGAAATGTGTTGCTTAGGGGTACTTTACCATCTTATATCACGGAATTACAATCTTTACAAAAACT AGATTTGAGTTTTAACAACTTAACAGGCGAAATTCCAAGTGCTTTGTTCACAATGAATTCTCTCCAATACtt GTTTCTTGGAAATAATAGTCTATCAGGTGCCATTCCCAGCCAAAAGAGTGAAACTCTTCAGACTAT agatttatcatataattttctATCAGGAAACTTGCCTTCTTGGGTAAACTCAGGCTTACAACT GAACCTTGTAGCCAACAACTTCACTCTTAAAAGCACAAACATAAG GCTTTTACCAGGATTAGAATGCCTTCAAAGGAGCTTCCCATGCAATAGAAATGCTCCACGAT ATGCAAACTTCGCGGTCAAGTGTGGTGGACCAGAGATGACATCCACTGGGATACTATTTGAGGCTGAGAATCGCACACTCGGCGCAGCAACATTTAATGTAACCAGCACACAGAAATGGGCAATCAGCAATGCAGGCTTGTTTGCAGATAGAGAGGATCCACAATTTGTGCAGAACACCTTAGCACAAGTGAAAAGTACCAACACTCCGGAGCTGTATCAGACTTCAAGGCTATCCCCTGGATCACTCAGATACTATGGCCTAGGCCTTCAGAATGGACCCTATACTGTAAGATTGTTCTTTGCGGAAACAGGTTTCCCAGACCGAACCTCACAGTCTTGGAAGAGTCTAGCAAGGCGAGTTTTTGATGTTTATATTCAG GGAACTCGGCGATTGAGGGATTTTGATATATCGAAGGCAGCAGGTGGTGTTGAGAGAGCAATAATTACGAATTTCACTGCTAATGTAACTGAGAACCATCTTGAAATTCACCTGTTTTGGGCTGGTAAGGGGACTTGCTGCACACCAACACAAGGTTATTACGGTCCATCCATTTCGGCTATTAGTGTTGTTCCAA GTTTTAAACCAAATGTCAGTGGGATACCACCGGGCATTCCTAAAGAGAAGAACCACGTAGCATTGATTGTTGGTGTTACAGTTCCTATTGTGGCATTGGCTTTCATACTTGTATTTGTAATTATTTATGCGAAGAGTCAAagagatgatgatgatgaggaaT TGCTTCTTGGCATCAACCCTAGACCAAACACATACAGTTATTCAGAGTTAAAAGCTGCCACTGAAAACTTCAGTTCTTCAAATAAGTTAGGAGAAGGGGGGTTCGGACCTGTATACAAG GGTACACTTTCTGATGGGACAGTTGTAGCTGTGAAACGACTTTCTGTAGCATCAAACCAGGGGAAAGAACAATTTGTTACTGAGATAGCTACCATATCAGCAGTGCAACATCGTAATCTTGTCAAACTATTAGGGTGTTGCATTGGGGGAAAAAGACGCCTCCTTGTTTACGAGTATCTTGAGAACAAAAGCCTTGATCAGGCACTCTTTG GAAAAATTGACTTGCGTCTTGATTGGCCAACCCGGTTCAATATCTGCTTATCAACTGCAAGAGGACTAGCTTATCTTCACGAGGAGTCTAGGCCAAGGTTTGTTCATAGGGATGTTAAGGCAAGCAATATTTTGCTTGATGCAGAGCTCTGCCCAAAGATATCTGATTTTGGGTTGGCAAAACTTTATGATGACAAGAAAACACATGTCACCACTCGCGCTGCCGGAACAAT TGGTTACTTGGCACCGGAGTATGCAATGCGCGGGCATCTTACAGAGAAAGCTGATGTTTTCGGCTTTGGGGTTGTTGCTTTGGAGATTTTAAGTGGTAGACCAAACGCTGATAACACCTTAGAAAATGACAAAATTTATCTTCTTGAATGG GCCTGGGCCCTGCATGAAAATAACCAACTCTTGAGCTTGGTTGATCCAACATTACTGGAGTTCAACGAAGACGAAGCTCTCAGAGTGATAGGGGTGGCATTTTTATGCACTCAGGGATCGCCATTAATGCGGCCGCCCATGTCCCGTGTTGTTGGTATGCTCGCAGGAGATTTCGAAGTGAGCAAAGTTACAACAAAACCAAGTTACATAACTGACTGGGCGTATAAGGATATAACACGCAGCTTCATGACGGAAGAATCACAAACATCCAATGCATCGGATCATAGCAGCAATAACGTCAAGAGTATGAACAAGACTACTGTAGGGATAGATGATCCATCATTATACTCTCCAGTCAATATTACTGAATTCCAGGAGATAATTGGAGAAGGAAGGTGA
- the LOC108488085 gene encoding probable LRR receptor-like serine/threonine-protein kinase At1g56130 isoform X2, with product MMKPRVPSTWKGLFLFWVVVLFSCNQSINAQTNVTATTHPSEVRALNSIFQQWDVQAVDSWNTTGDPCSGSALSKDDSVFEDPSNNPAIRCDCSFNASTVCHITRLRVYGLDKRGELPEELLDLPYLTFLSVAHNVFSGSIPQELGNLKELYLLSFGNNNFSGTLPPELGSLVKLQQIYINSCGLVGEIPSTFANLENLEIVWASDAAFTGKIPDFIGNNWTKLTSLRIEGNSFQGPIPSSFANLTSLVSLRTGGIYNGSSSLDFVRNLKNLTDLVLRNVLLRGTLPSYITELQSLQKLDLSFNNLTGEIPSALFTMNSLQYLFLGNNSLSGAIPSQKSETLQTIDLSYNFLSGNLPSWVNSGLQLNLVANNFTLKSTNIRLLPGLECLQRSFPCNRNAPRYANFAVKCGGPEMTSTGILFEAENRTLGAATFNVTSTQKWAISNAGLFADREDPQFVQNTLAQVKSTNTPELYQTSRLSPGSLRYYGLGLQNGPYTVRLFFAETGFPDRTSQSWKSLARRVFDVYIQGTRRLRDFDISKAAGGVERAIITNFTANVTENHLEIHLFWAGKGTCCTPTQGYYGPSISAISVVPSFKPNVSGIPPGIPKEKNHVALIVGVTVPIVALAFILVFVIIYAKSQRDDDDEELLLGINPRPNTYSYSELKAATENFSSSNKLGEGGFGPVYKGTLSDGTVVAVKRLSVASNQGKEQFVTEIATISAVQHRNLVKLLGCCIGGKRRLLVYEYLENKSLDQALFGKIDLRLDWPTRFNICLSTARGLAYLHEESRPRFVHRDVKASNILLDAELCPKISDFGLAKLYDDKKTHVTTRAAGTIGYLAPEYAMRGHLTEKADVFGFGVVALEILSGRPNADNTLENDKIYLLEWAWALHENNQLLSLVDPTLLEFNEDEALRVIGVAFLCTQGSPLMRPPMSRVVGMLAGDFEVSKVTTKPSYITDWAYKDITRSFMTEESQTSNASDHSSNNVKSMNKTTVGIDDPSLYSPVNITEFQEIIGEGR from the exons TAAGGGCATTGAATTCAATCTTCCAACAATGGGATGTACAAGCAGTGGATTCATGGAACACCACTGGAGACCCATGCAGTGGATCTGCTCTCAGCAAAGATGATTCTGTGTTTGAGGATCCTTCTAATAACCCTGCTATCAGATGTGATTGTTCTTTCAACGCTAGTACTGTTTGCCATATTACTCGGCT GAGGGTATATGGTCTAGATAAACGAGGAGAATTACCAGAGGAGCTTTTGGATTTGCCTTATCTGACATTCTT GTCAGTTGCCCACAACGTTTTCTCTGGATCCATTCCACAGGAGCTTGGAAACCTTAAGGAGTTATATTTACT GTCTTTTGGTAATAACAACTTCTCTGGAACATTGCCTCCAGAACTTGGTAGTTTAGTCAAACTTCAGCAAAT ATACATTAACAGTTGTGGATTAGTTGGTGAGATTCCCTCAACATTTGCCAACCTTGAAAACCTGGAAATTGT GTGGGCATCTGATGCTGCATTCACAGGCAAAATACCGGACTTTATTGGCAATAACTGGACGAAGCTTACATCATT GAGAATTGAAGGGAACTCTTTTCAAGGACCAATACCATCCAGTTTTGCGAATTTAACCTCATTGGTTTCTTT GAGAACTGGCGGTATATACAATGGGAGTTCTTCTCTTGACTTTGTAAGAAATCTAAAGAACCTGACTGACTT GGTTCTAAGAAATGTGTTGCTTAGGGGTACTTTACCATCTTATATCACGGAATTACAATCTTTACAAAAACT AGATTTGAGTTTTAACAACTTAACAGGCGAAATTCCAAGTGCTTTGTTCACAATGAATTCTCTCCAATACtt GTTTCTTGGAAATAATAGTCTATCAGGTGCCATTCCCAGCCAAAAGAGTGAAACTCTTCAGACTAT agatttatcatataattttctATCAGGAAACTTGCCTTCTTGGGTAAACTCAGGCTTACAACT GAACCTTGTAGCCAACAACTTCACTCTTAAAAGCACAAACATAAG GCTTTTACCAGGATTAGAATGCCTTCAAAGGAGCTTCCCATGCAATAGAAATGCTCCACGAT ATGCAAACTTCGCGGTCAAGTGTGGTGGACCAGAGATGACATCCACTGGGATACTATTTGAGGCTGAGAATCGCACACTCGGCGCAGCAACATTTAATGTAACCAGCACACAGAAATGGGCAATCAGCAATGCAGGCTTGTTTGCAGATAGAGAGGATCCACAATTTGTGCAGAACACCTTAGCACAAGTGAAAAGTACCAACACTCCGGAGCTGTATCAGACTTCAAGGCTATCCCCTGGATCACTCAGATACTATGGCCTAGGCCTTCAGAATGGACCCTATACTGTAAGATTGTTCTTTGCGGAAACAGGTTTCCCAGACCGAACCTCACAGTCTTGGAAGAGTCTAGCAAGGCGAGTTTTTGATGTTTATATTCAG GGAACTCGGCGATTGAGGGATTTTGATATATCGAAGGCAGCAGGTGGTGTTGAGAGAGCAATAATTACGAATTTCACTGCTAATGTAACTGAGAACCATCTTGAAATTCACCTGTTTTGGGCTGGTAAGGGGACTTGCTGCACACCAACACAAGGTTATTACGGTCCATCCATTTCGGCTATTAGTGTTGTTCCAA GTTTTAAACCAAATGTCAGTGGGATACCACCGGGCATTCCTAAAGAGAAGAACCACGTAGCATTGATTGTTGGTGTTACAGTTCCTATTGTGGCATTGGCTTTCATACTTGTATTTGTAATTATTTATGCGAAGAGTCAAagagatgatgatgatgaggaaT TGCTTCTTGGCATCAACCCTAGACCAAACACATACAGTTATTCAGAGTTAAAAGCTGCCACTGAAAACTTCAGTTCTTCAAATAAGTTAGGAGAAGGGGGGTTCGGACCTGTATACAAG GGTACACTTTCTGATGGGACAGTTGTAGCTGTGAAACGACTTTCTGTAGCATCAAACCAGGGGAAAGAACAATTTGTTACTGAGATAGCTACCATATCAGCAGTGCAACATCGTAATCTTGTCAAACTATTAGGGTGTTGCATTGGGGGAAAAAGACGCCTCCTTGTTTACGAGTATCTTGAGAACAAAAGCCTTGATCAGGCACTCTTTG GAAAAATTGACTTGCGTCTTGATTGGCCAACCCGGTTCAATATCTGCTTATCAACTGCAAGAGGACTAGCTTATCTTCACGAGGAGTCTAGGCCAAGGTTTGTTCATAGGGATGTTAAGGCAAGCAATATTTTGCTTGATGCAGAGCTCTGCCCAAAGATATCTGATTTTGGGTTGGCAAAACTTTATGATGACAAGAAAACACATGTCACCACTCGCGCTGCCGGAACAAT TGGTTACTTGGCACCGGAGTATGCAATGCGCGGGCATCTTACAGAGAAAGCTGATGTTTTCGGCTTTGGGGTTGTTGCTTTGGAGATTTTAAGTGGTAGACCAAACGCTGATAACACCTTAGAAAATGACAAAATTTATCTTCTTGAATGG GCCTGGGCCCTGCATGAAAATAACCAACTCTTGAGCTTGGTTGATCCAACATTACTGGAGTTCAACGAAGACGAAGCTCTCAGAGTGATAGGGGTGGCATTTTTATGCACTCAGGGATCGCCATTAATGCGGCCGCCCATGTCCCGTGTTGTTGGTATGCTCGCAGGAGATTTCGAAGTGAGCAAAGTTACAACAAAACCAAGTTACATAACTGACTGGGCGTATAAGGATATAACACGCAGCTTCATGACGGAAGAATCACAAACATCCAATGCATCGGATCATAGCAGCAATAACGTCAAGAGTATGAACAAGACTACTGTAGGGATAGATGATCCATCATTATACTCTCCAGTCAATATTACTGAATTCCAGGAGATAATTGGAGAAGGAAGGTGA